Proteins encoded together in one Salarchaeum sp. JOR-1 window:
- a CDS encoding alkaline phosphatase family protein: MLRSSLAETLARDELEPGFVRPAYDDYCFAHVSGTAADVLGEDVGPALPEDALQNVDADASTVVVLLVDALGFEHASRLADSNGLMGGFVEHGAVTPLTSTYPSETAACVTTMQTARYPVEHGLLGWNAYDPDADAVYESLPMLAKDGGELSLTARERFDGDTVFDRLDAAGVDCHTVQEHETPTDAATDHHCETVGEFAATLAEVVDEAADEERSYVYAYYSGVDATGHHVGPGHPAYELEGHAVLSAVERALGDVSAAAKDETLLTLTADHGQVDTTGEKRTLDALDGVLDELQHDRSGTPLVLGGPRNVHLHVDGDRSRVRAALDGEDALVFTREEALEGDLWGPGEPGPAFERNCGDLVVVPREGMLWYAAEEHQLELVGMHGGLDPREMLVPFAAAGLADIC, from the coding sequence ATGCTCCGTTCCAGCCTCGCCGAGACGCTCGCCCGCGACGAACTCGAACCCGGGTTCGTTCGGCCCGCCTACGACGACTACTGCTTCGCGCACGTCTCCGGCACCGCCGCCGACGTGCTCGGTGAAGACGTTGGCCCCGCGCTCCCCGAGGACGCCCTCCAGAACGTCGACGCGGACGCCTCCACCGTCGTCGTCCTGCTCGTGGACGCGCTCGGGTTCGAGCACGCCAGCCGGCTCGCGGACTCGAACGGCCTCATGGGTGGGTTCGTCGAGCACGGCGCGGTGACGCCGCTCACCTCGACGTACCCCTCGGAGACGGCGGCGTGCGTCACGACGATGCAGACGGCGCGCTATCCCGTCGAGCACGGCCTGCTCGGGTGGAACGCGTACGACCCGGACGCGGACGCCGTGTACGAGTCTCTCCCGATGCTCGCGAAGGACGGTGGCGAACTCTCGCTCACCGCCCGCGAGCGCTTCGACGGCGACACAGTCTTCGACCGACTCGACGCGGCGGGCGTGGACTGCCACACCGTGCAGGAGCACGAGACGCCGACGGACGCCGCGACCGATCACCACTGCGAGACCGTCGGCGAGTTCGCCGCGACGCTCGCCGAAGTCGTCGACGAGGCCGCGGACGAGGAGCGCTCGTACGTCTACGCCTACTACTCCGGCGTGGACGCAACCGGCCACCACGTCGGCCCCGGCCATCCCGCGTACGAACTGGAGGGGCACGCGGTGCTGTCCGCCGTCGAGCGCGCGCTCGGCGACGTGTCCGCTGCCGCGAAGGACGAGACGCTGCTGACGCTCACGGCCGACCACGGACAGGTGGACACGACGGGCGAGAAGCGCACGCTCGACGCGCTCGACGGCGTGCTGGACGAACTCCAGCACGACCGCTCGGGAACGCCGCTCGTGCTCGGCGGCCCGCGGAACGTCCACCTGCACGTGGACGGCGACCGCTCGCGGGTGCGGGCGGCGCTCGACGGCGAGGACGCGCTCGTGTTCACCCGGGAGGAGGCGCTTGAGGGCGATCTCTGGGGGCCGGGCGAGCCGGGGCCCGCGTTCGAGCGGAACTGCGGCGACCTCGTCGTCGTCCCCCGGGAGGGGATGCTGTGGTACGCCGCGGAGGAACACCAGCTCGAGCTGGTGGGGATGCACGGCGGACTCGATCCCCGGGAGATGCTGGTGCCGTTCGCGGCCGCGGGGCTCGCGGACATCTGCTAG
- the aroC gene encoding chorismate synthase — protein MNGNRFGRLFQVTTYGESHGPGMGVTVSGCPAGLELSEEDVQRELDRRKPGQSMITTSRGEPDEVSIQSGLQDGYTTGTPIGMTIENKDARSGKYEPFITAPRPSHGDFTYSAKFGTRNWGGGGRSSARETVNWVAAGAIADKILESEGIQVKAHVNQIGDIEAPEVSFEELLEHTEENDVRCAHPETAERMQERIEEYQEEGDSIGGSIYFEVQGVPRGLGAPRFDSVSARLGQALMAVPAATAFEFGLGRDAREYTGSERNDEWEFGELESRSDAERASGDEPRASGDPVPVENDHGGIQGGITTGEPIYGELTLHAPTSIPKPQETVDWETGEEKTEQVIGRHDPVLPPRGVPVVESMLSLTIVDFMLLSGRINPDRLDGRPGEYDTGYHPSSPRNE, from the coding sequence ATGAACGGAAATCGGTTCGGGCGGCTGTTCCAGGTGACGACGTACGGGGAGAGCCACGGCCCCGGCATGGGCGTCACCGTCTCCGGCTGTCCCGCGGGTCTCGAACTCTCGGAGGAAGACGTGCAGCGCGAACTCGACCGCCGCAAGCCCGGCCAGTCGATGATAACGACCTCTCGCGGCGAACCCGACGAGGTTTCGATTCAGTCGGGTCTGCAGGACGGCTACACGACCGGAACGCCCATCGGGATGACTATCGAGAACAAGGACGCGCGCTCCGGGAAGTACGAGCCGTTCATCACCGCCCCGCGTCCCTCGCACGGCGACTTCACGTACTCGGCGAAGTTCGGGACGCGGAACTGGGGCGGCGGCGGCCGGTCGTCCGCGCGTGAGACCGTGAACTGGGTCGCTGCGGGCGCTATCGCGGACAAAATCCTGGAATCCGAGGGCATCCAGGTGAAGGCGCACGTGAACCAAATTGGGGACATCGAGGCGCCCGAGGTGTCCTTCGAGGAGCTGCTCGAACACACTGAGGAGAACGACGTGCGGTGTGCGCACCCCGAGACCGCCGAGCGGATGCAGGAGCGCATCGAGGAGTACCAGGAGGAAGGTGACTCCATCGGCGGCTCCATCTACTTCGAGGTGCAGGGCGTGCCGCGCGGACTGGGCGCGCCGCGGTTCGATTCGGTGAGCGCACGCCTGGGGCAGGCGCTGATGGCGGTGCCGGCGGCGACGGCGTTCGAGTTCGGACTCGGACGGGACGCCCGCGAGTACACCGGCTCGGAGCGCAACGACGAGTGGGAGTTCGGCGAGCTGGAGTCGCGTAGCGACGCCGAACGAGCGAGCGGTGACGAACCGCGGGCAAGCGGCGACCCTGTTCCCGTGGAGAACGACCACGGCGGCATCCAGGGCGGTATCACGACGGGCGAACCGATTTACGGCGAACTGACGCTGCACGCGCCCACGTCGATTCCGAAACCCCAGGAGACCGTGGACTGGGAGACGGGCGAGGAGAAGACGGAGCAGGTCATCGGCCGCCACGACCCCGTCCTCCCGCCGCGCGGCGTGCCCGTCGTGGAGTCGATGCTCTCGCTCACCATCGTGGACTTCATGCTGCTTTCGGGCCGCATCAACCCCGACCGGCTCGACGGCCGGCCCGGCGAGTACGACACGGGCTACCATCCGAGCAGTCCGCGAAACGAGTAG